From one Trueperella pyogenes genomic stretch:
- a CDS encoding GNAT family N-acetyltransferase has translation MGLATTELPVLYIYPEYQRQDIGTALLDACLGNAPAYVWLIKNNVRGRAFYRSHGFKLDGTERLFDDDAPGCAEMRKVRGHGQNSS, from the coding sequence ATTGGACTCGCCACCACCGAACTTCCAGTTCTTTACATATACCCCGAATATCAACGACAAGACATCGGCACAGCGCTACTAGACGCGTGCCTAGGCAATGCGCCAGCCTACGTGTGGCTGATCAAGAACAACGTGCGCGGTAGAGCTTTTTACCGCTCACACGGCTTTAAACTAGACGGCACTGAAAGACTCTTCGACGACGACGCGCCCGGCTGTGCAGAAATGCGAAAGGTGCGGGGGCACGGTCAGAATAGCAGCTGA
- a CDS encoding DNA/RNA helicase domain-containing protein: MTNNHANSGRDKSDMSRELLQNELDILLTRGVHGLYVYAENPALREAPKTNLHTRQPCPLVLQIPPGEVQPYA; this comes from the coding sequence GTGACGAACAATCACGCGAACTCTGGGCGGGATAAGAGTGATATGTCCCGGGAGCTACTGCAGAATGAGCTTGACATTCTGCTGACGCGAGGAGTCCACGGGCTCTACGTATACGCGGAGAATCCAGCATTGCGAGAAGCACCGAAGACAAATCTGCACACACGACAGCCCTGCCCGTTAGTTCTCCAAATCCCGCCCGGTGAAGTACAGCCTTACGCGTAA